In one window of Flavobacterium ginsengisoli DNA:
- a CDS encoding DMT family transporter — protein sequence MKLTKPRLALICGILCISIFPILVKLRLTPGLISAFYRMFFAVVLLLPYVLFSGNFKLPNLKFALLARLCGILFASDVAVWNIAIQESSATQASLLTNLSPVWVGIGSFFFLKTKPATNFWIGTIVSLFGMVTLVGFEFFIDLNFDQAFLFAVLSGILYSIYLLVSKNVLSTVDVLSFMTISLMASSIYLGILCYSLGEPFTGFSDAGWFVLVLQAVICQLCAWLSISYATQHMRATRVSLSLLSQAVITSILAWLFLEEQITLQMVFGGIILLFGIRITFYDKTISLKGLFSKN from the coding sequence ATGAAACTCACAAAACCAAGATTAGCCCTAATCTGCGGTATACTTTGCATATCGATTTTTCCAATATTAGTAAAATTACGCTTAACTCCAGGATTAATTTCGGCTTTTTACCGAATGTTTTTTGCTGTGGTTTTGTTGTTGCCTTATGTACTTTTCAGCGGAAACTTTAAACTTCCAAATCTAAAATTTGCACTTTTAGCAAGACTTTGTGGTATTTTGTTTGCTTCAGATGTTGCAGTTTGGAATATCGCCATTCAGGAATCGAGTGCAACGCAGGCTTCGCTTTTGACAAATTTATCACCAGTTTGGGTTGGTATTGGTTCTTTCTTTTTTCTAAAAACAAAACCTGCTACTAATTTTTGGATTGGTACGATTGTTTCTTTATTCGGAATGGTAACTTTAGTCGGTTTTGAATTTTTTATCGATTTAAACTTCGATCAGGCATTTCTATTTGCGGTTTTGTCTGGAATTTTATATTCGATTTATCTTTTAGTTAGCAAGAATGTGCTTTCTACTGTTGATGTTCTTTCGTTTATGACGATCAGTTTAATGGCTTCTAGCATTTATTTAGGAATTTTGTGTTACTCATTAGGCGAACCATTCACTGGTTTTTCTGATGCTGGCTGGTTTGTTTTGGTACTTCAGGCCGTAATTTGTCAATTGTGTGCTTGGCTTTCTATTAGTTATGCCACTCAGCACATGCGCGCAACGAGAGTTTCACTAAGTTTATTGAGTCAAGCTGTAATTACCTCAATTTTAGCTTGGTTGTTTTTGGAAGAACAAATAACTTTACAGATGGTTTTCGGTGGAATCATTCTGCTTTTCGGAATCCGAATTACTTTTTATGATAAAACGATTTCTTTGAAAGGGCTTTTTTCTAAGAATTAA
- a CDS encoding ferritin: MLSKNIESALNKQIRIEAESSQTYLSMACWAEVQGLEGIAQFMYTQSDEERAHMLKLVKYVNERGGHAQVTDLKAPKITYSTFKEMFEELYNHELFVSKSINELVHITFEEKDYATHNFLQWYVSEQIEEEATAKSILDKINLIGEDKGGLYLFDRDIQQLTVTSSIAINPK; the protein is encoded by the coding sequence ATGCTATCAAAAAATATTGAATCGGCTTTAAACAAGCAAATCAGAATAGAAGCAGAATCTTCGCAAACTTACTTGTCAATGGCTTGTTGGGCAGAAGTACAAGGATTGGAAGGAATTGCTCAATTTATGTACACACAATCAGACGAAGAGCGTGCACATATGCTTAAATTGGTAAAATATGTAAATGAACGTGGCGGACATGCTCAAGTTACAGATTTAAAAGCGCCTAAAATAACATATTCTACTTTTAAAGAAATGTTTGAGGAACTATATAACCACGAACTTTTTGTTTCAAAATCTATCAACGAATTAGTACACATTACTTTTGAAGAAAAAGATTATGCAACTCATAATTTCTTGCAATGGTACGTTTCTGAACAAATCGAAGAAGAAGCAACAGCTAAATCTATTTTGGACAAAATCAACTTGATTGGCGAGGACAAAGGAGGACTTTATTTGTTTGATCGTGATATTCAGCAATTAACAGTTACTAGTTCGATCGCTATCAATCCTAAATAA
- a CDS encoding chloramphenicol acetyltransferase: protein MKTLLDLENWNRKEHFAHFKQMEEPFFGATVEIDCTKAYETAKSLNASFFIFYLHKTLVAVNAIENFKYRISGDQIYINDRVDASATIGREDGTFGFSLIEYHSDFKTFEQNALAEIERIQNTTGLFTRSFDTDNLIHFSAIPWLNFTSLTHARSFTYPDSCPKVSFGKMMLSETGKRTMSMAVYVHHALMDGMHMGQFVDLFQELMNQ from the coding sequence ATGAAAACACTTTTAGACTTAGAAAACTGGAATAGAAAAGAGCATTTTGCCCATTTCAAACAAATGGAAGAACCTTTTTTTGGCGCAACCGTAGAAATCGATTGTACTAAAGCATATGAAACGGCCAAAAGTTTAAACGCTTCTTTTTTCATTTTCTATTTACACAAAACTTTAGTTGCGGTAAACGCCATCGAGAACTTTAAATACCGAATTTCAGGAGATCAAATTTACATTAACGACCGTGTAGACGCTTCGGCAACGATTGGACGAGAAGATGGCACTTTTGGATTCTCTTTAATTGAATACCATTCGGATTTTAAAACATTCGAACAAAATGCATTAGCAGAAATTGAACGCATTCAAAACACAACTGGGCTTTTTACAAGATCATTTGACACTGATAATTTGATACATTTCTCAGCAATTCCGTGGTTGAATTTTACGTCACTTACTCATGCAAGAAGTTTTACTTATCCTGACAGTTGTCCTAAAGTTTCATTTGGAAAAATGATGCTTTCTGAAACAGGAAAAAGAACCATGTCAATGGCAGTTTATGTTCATCACGCATTAATGGATGGAATGCACATGGGGCAATTTGTAGATCTTTTTCAAGAGCTTATGAATCAATAA
- a CDS encoding OmpA family protein — translation MKKVVMTLAFALALTGVHAQTENNNGYNKWSIDLGAGVNKPQRPFNAGYSTNTLSPWTGDIGVRYMLNNKFGLKADFGYNSFTAKGSSIDFDSKYYRVDLQAVANLGRIMNFETWTNTIGLLGHAGFGYAQLRSDNFKGADEMGNFIAGVTGQIRLSNRVALTGDFSTIINASQDRTFDGAYVPGNRGFSGLIFNGTVGLNVYLGKNTKHADWTVISDEDSDISALESKVADLESQIKNRPAQKEVVVEKQVVAPQPNDNELIRKMINDKYFSVYFDFNKTTPIENSTAAIDIVLNYLRKNPSATLDLVGYADQVGKAEYNEKLSNARAKNVKTIFEKAGIDSSRLNVVANGADTSIQKDSDEARRLARRVTFIVK, via the coding sequence ATGAAAAAAGTTGTAATGACTCTTGCATTTGCCCTAGCATTAACTGGAGTACATGCGCAAACAGAAAACAATAACGGGTATAATAAATGGTCTATAGATTTAGGCGCAGGGGTTAATAAACCGCAGCGACCATTTAATGCTGGGTATTCTACCAATACTTTAAGTCCTTGGACTGGAGATATAGGTGTGCGTTACATGTTGAACAACAAATTCGGTTTGAAAGCAGATTTTGGATACAACAGTTTTACTGCAAAAGGAAGCTCTATCGATTTTGATTCAAAATACTATAGAGTAGATTTACAAGCTGTTGCTAACTTAGGGCGTATAATGAATTTTGAAACCTGGACTAACACCATTGGTTTATTAGGACATGCTGGTTTTGGGTATGCTCAATTAAGAAGTGATAATTTTAAAGGTGCAGATGAAATGGGTAACTTCATTGCTGGAGTAACTGGGCAAATTAGATTATCAAACAGAGTTGCTTTAACGGGTGATTTCTCAACTATTATAAACGCATCGCAAGACCGTACTTTTGACGGAGCATATGTTCCTGGCAACAGGGGGTTTTCTGGATTGATCTTTAACGGAACTGTTGGTTTAAATGTTTACTTAGGTAAAAACACAAAACATGCAGACTGGACTGTAATTTCAGATGAGGACAGTGATATTTCTGCTTTAGAAAGCAAAGTAGCAGATCTAGAATCACAAATCAAAAACAGACCTGCACAAAAAGAGGTAGTTGTAGAAAAACAAGTAGTTGCACCACAACCAAATGATAATGAATTAATCAGAAAAATGATTAATGACAAGTATTTCAGTGTTTATTTCGACTTCAATAAAACAACTCCAATTGAGAACTCAACTGCTGCAATTGATATTGTTTTAAATTACTTAAGAAAAAATCCTTCTGCTACTCTTGACCTTGTAGGTTATGCAGATCAAGTTGGAAAAGCTGAGTACAATGAGAAACTGTCTAATGCTAGAGCAAAAAACGTAAAAACTATTTTTGAAAAAGCTGGAATTGATTCTTCTCGTTTAAATGTTGTTGCAAACGGTGCAGATACATCTATTCAAAAAGATTCTGATGAAGCTAGAAGATTGGCTAGAAGAGTTACTTTTATTGTAAAATAA
- a CDS encoding HAD family hydrolase, which translates to MLHKTKIPNLKVIAFDADDTLFVNEPYFQETEHKFCALMEDYLSHQGISQELFKIEIANLPLYGYGIKGYILSMIEAAMNISNNTIPVEVIEKIIQYGKELLEKPIELLDGIEETLEALKGKYKLVVATKGDLKDQHSKLHRSGLGHYFHHIEVMSDKQEIDYQKLLGRLDIEAHEFLMIGNSLKSDVLPVLGIGGYAVHIPFHTTWEHEKINHTIEHEHFSSFETIAEVVPNLL; encoded by the coding sequence ATGTTACATAAAACTAAAATACCGAACTTAAAAGTAATCGCATTTGATGCCGATGATACTTTGTTTGTAAACGAACCTTATTTTCAAGAAACCGAACATAAATTTTGTGCTTTGATGGAAGATTATCTTTCGCATCAAGGTATTTCGCAGGAATTATTTAAAATTGAAATTGCCAATCTGCCTTTGTATGGCTATGGAATTAAAGGTTACATTCTTTCGATGATTGAAGCTGCGATGAACATTTCGAACAATACCATTCCTGTTGAAGTCATTGAAAAAATCATTCAATACGGAAAAGAATTACTCGAAAAACCAATTGAACTTTTAGACGGAATTGAAGAAACGCTTGAAGCTTTAAAAGGAAAATACAAATTAGTCGTTGCCACAAAAGGTGATTTAAAAGACCAGCACAGCAAATTGCATCGTTCTGGTTTGGGTCATTATTTTCATCATATCGAAGTAATGTCAGACAAACAAGAAATTGATTATCAAAAACTTTTAGGGCGTCTAGATATTGAAGCGCACGAATTTTTAATGATTGGAAATTCATTAAAATCAGATGTACTTCCAGTTTTAGGAATTGGCGGTTATGCTGTTCATATTCCGTTTCATACTACTTGGGAACACGAAAAAATTAATCATACTATAGAACACGAGCACTTTAGTTCATTTGAAACTATTGCAGAAGTCGTTCCGAATTTATTATAA